One stretch of Streptomyces sp. 135 DNA includes these proteins:
- a CDS encoding ABC transporter substrate-binding protein, translating to MRGATHARWAACAVTVAVAAAACGGGGSGGGPGVVTSSWGDPQNPLEPANTNEVQGGKILDMIFRGLKRYDPKTGEAKNMVAESIGTKDAQNFTVKIKKGWTFSNGEKITAKSFVEAWNYGANARNNQKNAYFFGYIDGYDKVHPEQGEPSAETLSGLKVVDDTTFTVKLSQKFSTWPDTLGYPTFAPLPKAFYDDHDAWLAKPVGNGPYTVDAYTKGSQMSLRKWDAYPGEDKARNDGVDMQVYTDNNTAYTNLMAGNLDLVDDVPAAQLRNAESDLGDRYINTPAGIIQTLAFPFYDEEWNKPGREKVRRGLSMAINREQITETIFQKTRTPATDWTSPVLGKDGGYGPGLCGDACAYDAARARRLVEEGGGIPGGRLRITYNADTGSHKEWVDAVCNSINKALQKDKACVGNPVGTFADFRSQASEQQLDGPWRAGWQMDYPLIQNFLEPNYFTDASSNDGKFSDKEFDRLVNEANGETDTAKAVATFQKAEKILAEKMPAIPLWYQNGSAGHSDRISDVALNQFSVPVYEQITVDR from the coding sequence ATGCGTGGAGCCACGCACGCCAGGTGGGCCGCATGCGCGGTGACCGTCGCCGTCGCGGCGGCGGCCTGTGGCGGCGGCGGAAGCGGCGGCGGCCCCGGGGTCGTGACCTCCTCCTGGGGCGATCCGCAGAACCCGCTGGAACCCGCGAACACCAACGAGGTCCAGGGCGGCAAGATCCTCGACATGATCTTCCGGGGCCTCAAGCGGTACGACCCGAAGACCGGCGAGGCCAAGAACATGGTCGCCGAGTCGATCGGGACGAAGGACGCGCAGAACTTCACCGTCAAGATCAAGAAGGGCTGGACGTTCAGCAACGGCGAGAAGATCACCGCCAAGTCCTTCGTGGAGGCCTGGAACTACGGCGCGAACGCCCGGAACAACCAGAAGAACGCGTACTTCTTCGGCTACATCGACGGATACGACAAGGTCCACCCCGAGCAGGGCGAGCCGAGCGCCGAGACCCTCTCCGGGCTGAAGGTCGTCGACGACACCACCTTCACCGTCAAGCTCTCCCAGAAGTTCTCCACCTGGCCCGACACCCTCGGCTACCCCACCTTCGCGCCGCTGCCCAAGGCGTTCTACGACGACCACGACGCCTGGCTCGCCAAACCCGTCGGCAACGGCCCGTACACCGTCGACGCGTACACCAAGGGCTCACAGATGTCCCTGCGCAAGTGGGACGCGTACCCGGGCGAGGACAAGGCGCGCAACGACGGGGTGGACATGCAGGTCTACACCGACAACAACACCGCCTACACCAACCTCATGGCGGGCAACCTCGACCTCGTCGACGACGTGCCCGCGGCGCAGCTCAGGAACGCCGAGAGCGACCTCGGCGACCGGTACATCAACACCCCCGCCGGCATCATCCAGACCCTCGCCTTCCCCTTCTACGACGAGGAGTGGAACAAGCCGGGCCGGGAGAAGGTCCGCCGGGGACTGTCCATGGCGATCAACCGCGAGCAGATCACCGAGACGATCTTCCAGAAGACGCGGACGCCCGCCACCGACTGGACCTCGCCGGTGCTCGGCAAGGACGGCGGCTACGGACCCGGGCTCTGCGGCGACGCCTGCGCGTACGACGCCGCGCGCGCCAGGCGGCTGGTCGAGGAGGGCGGCGGCATCCCCGGCGGCCGGCTGAGGATCACGTACAACGCGGACACCGGATCGCACAAGGAGTGGGTCGACGCCGTCTGCAACTCCATCAACAAGGCGCTCCAGAAGGACAAGGCCTGCGTCGGCAACCCCGTCGGCACCTTCGCCGACTTCCGCAGCCAGGCGTCCGAGCAGCAGCTCGACGGGCCCTGGCGCGCGGGCTGGCAGATGGACTATCCGCTGATCCAGAACTTCCTGGAGCCGAACTACTTCACGGACGCCTCGTCCAACGACGGCAAGTTCTCCGACAAGGAGTTCGACAGGCTCGTCAACGAGGCCAACGGAGAGACGGACACCGCCAAGGCCGTCGCCACGTTCCAGAAGGCCGAGAAGATCCTCGCCGAGAAGATGCCGGCCATCCCGCTCTGGTACCAGAACGGCAGCGCGGGCCACTCGGACCGGATCTCCGACGTCGCGCTGAACCAGTTCAGCGTGCCGGTGTACGAGCAGATCACGGTGGACCGATAA
- a CDS encoding ABC transporter permease → MGRYVIRRLLQMIPVFFGATLLIFLMVHVMGDPVAGLCGDRACDAATAARLKQEFGLDEPVGQQYLTYMGNVFVGDFGTAFNGQPVTELMAAAFPVTIRLTLVAVVFEIVIGISLGVLTGLRRGRPIDTAVLLLTLVVISVPTFVTGLVLQLLLGVRWGVIKPSVSSGAPVDELLIPGLVLASVSLAYVTRLTRTSIAENRRADYVRTAVAKGLPRRRVITRHLLRNSLIPVVTFIGTDVGALMGGAIVTERIFNIHGVGFQLYQGILRQSTQTVVGFVTVLVLVFLLANLIVDLLYAVLDPRIRYA, encoded by the coding sequence ATGGGACGTTATGTGATCCGGCGTCTGCTCCAGATGATCCCGGTCTTCTTCGGCGCCACCCTGCTGATCTTCCTGATGGTGCACGTGATGGGCGACCCCGTCGCGGGCCTGTGCGGGGACCGCGCCTGCGACGCCGCCACGGCCGCGCGGCTGAAACAGGAGTTCGGCCTGGATGAGCCGGTGGGGCAGCAGTACCTGACCTACATGGGCAACGTCTTCGTCGGCGACTTCGGCACCGCCTTCAACGGCCAGCCGGTCACCGAGCTGATGGCGGCCGCCTTCCCCGTCACCATCCGGCTGACCCTCGTCGCCGTCGTCTTCGAGATCGTCATCGGCATCTCGCTCGGCGTCCTCACCGGGCTGCGGCGCGGGCGGCCCATCGACACCGCCGTACTGCTGCTCACGCTCGTGGTGATCTCCGTCCCGACGTTCGTCACCGGACTCGTGCTCCAGCTGCTGCTCGGCGTCCGATGGGGCGTCATCAAGCCGTCCGTGTCCAGCGGGGCGCCCGTCGACGAACTGCTGATCCCGGGGCTCGTCCTCGCCTCGGTCTCCCTCGCGTACGTGACCCGCCTGACCCGCACCTCCATCGCGGAGAACCGGCGCGCCGACTACGTGCGCACCGCCGTCGCCAAGGGACTGCCCCGGCGCCGCGTCATCACCCGGCACCTGCTGCGCAACTCCCTCATCCCCGTCGTCACCTTCATCGGCACGGACGTGGGCGCGCTGATGGGCGGCGCGATCGTCACCGAGCGGATCTTCAACATCCACGGCGTCGGCTTCCAGCTCTACCAGGGCATCCTGCGCCAGAGCACCCAGACCGTCGTCGGCTTCGTGACCGTACTCGTCCTGGTCTTCCTGCTGGCCAACCTCATCGTCGACCTCCTGTACGCCGTACTCGACCCGAGGATCCGCTATGCCTGA